Within the Thermosynechococcus sichuanensis E542 genome, the region TATTGCGCATCCGCGAAGCGGCGGCATAGGTATAACTTTGGCGGCGGCCACTACCCGTGCGAGGGTGCCCTGTGCGCATCGAACCCGCGCGATCGCTCAAGAAGTTTTTCAGGACGCCATTTTCAATCAGCAATGTGCGCTGCGTCGGCATCCCCTCATCGTCCATATCAATACTGCCAAAGGCACCACTGGTGATGCCTTCATCCCAAGCGGTTAAGTTTTCATGGGCAATTTTTTCGCCTTTTTTATCGGCAAAGGGGGTTGTACCCCGTTCAATTTGAGTGGTTTCCAAAAGGTGACCACAGGCTTCATGGAAGATCACGCCCCCGAATTGGTTGGCCATGATCACCGGGTAGGTGCCCGATTCCACGTAGTCGGCGTAGAGCATTTTGCCCGCTGCTTCGGCAACGGTATCGGCTAAGGTGGTGTAGTCCCAATGGCGCAAAAAGTCGGGGTTACTGGTATCACCATTGCGCTCACCAATCGAAGCGCGGTGCTCGCCATCGGCACAGAGAACAGAGGCCACTGCCGACTGGGTGAGGCGAATATCCCGACCAAAGGTGCCATCACTGGCAGCCACCATCACCTCTTGCCAATCGCGAAAATAACTGAGGCGGCGGGATTGCAGATGCTGGGTTTTCTGGCGCAGGCGATCGCTCCCCGCCAGCAGAATATCGGCCACTTCCGCAATCGAACTACAGGCGGCCAGCCAACCTTCCTTGCGGCCTTGGGCATAGTCCCGCAGCAACTCAAGGTGGATTTCAGGCACATAGGCTTGGGGACTGGGTAAGAGCAACCCCATTAAGCCAAGAGCTTTTTCGAGAGCCGCCCGCAACCCCTTGAAGCTGAGGTCATTGGTGCTGACGTAGCAATCACTGGTACCCCGAAAAACCCGAATACCTGCCCCTAAGCTCAAGCGAGGAGAGACACTCGTCAGGCGATCGTCCTCGACAAGGGTACTAAGGTAATGATTGCGCTCAAGAAAAATCTCAACAAAATCAGCGCCAGCCGCCCGCCCGAGACCAAGAAGCGTGGCAAGGGGAGACTCCCAAGAGCCATCAAAACGATCGCCTTGGGGGGAATAGCTAAGGTGGGCAAGATCCGCAGAACGAAGTAGCGTGGCTGGCATTGTTAACAATCACTTAACATATCCCCACTATAGCAAATTCCCCCTCGCAGCCTAGTTTTCAGGCTTAGCTAAAAAGGAGAGGTGGTAGAGGGTATCCTTGGCGGGGTGGGCTTGCACCTCTTGGAGCACCACCGTTCCCTGCCACGGCAGATCGGGGATCGAAAGCTGAATCGGCGTTTTCTGGGGACGGGCATCCCGCACTAAAAATTCGGCAGCATGGGTATCCACCACCAAGGAGATGGAAGACTTAATCGTAGGGCCGTAGAGGACGGCAGGGGTTTTGCCCTCCCGCCGTAGGGCATTGGGTTTGGCATCGGCAGGGCGTAGTTGCCCCTCAATAGCTAAGGAACGAGACATTGCTGCAACTCCAATTAAGATAAAACGGGATGGACTTGGGTGCCATCATCCTTGAGGAGTGCCCGCTTGGGACCATGGATCGGATCCTCAACAATGATGGTTTGGCTGCGCTCTGCTCCCAACGAAACAATGGCGATGGGCACAGACATAATTTCAGCCAAAAACTTCAGATAGTTCAATGCCGCCTTGGGCAGATCATCAAGGGAGCGGCAATGACGGGTGGATTGCTGCCACCCCGGCAGGGTTTCATAGATGGGACGACAGCGGGCAAATTTAAGGGCATTGCTGGGGAAGTGTTCGCACCGCTCACCGTCAATATCGTAGGCGACACAGACTTTGATCTCTGGCAACTCATCGAGGACATCGAGCTTCGTAATCGCCAAGCAATCGAGACCATTGATGCGCACAGCGTAGCGGCCAATCACGGCATCAAACCAGCCACAGCGGCGGCGCCGTCCCGTTGTCGTACCAAATTCAGCACCGCGATCGCCCAAAAGTTCTCCTACCTCGTCGAGTAGTTCCGTTGGAAAAGGCCCTTCGCCGACCCGCGTCGTATAGGCTTTGGCAACACCAATGACGCGGTCAATCATGGTCGGACCAATCCCCGCTCCGACACAGGCACCCCCGGCCACAGGGTTTGAGGAGGTGACGTAGGGATATGTGCCATGGTCAAGGTCTAAGAGGGTACCTTGGGCACCTTCGAAGAGAATATTGCGCCGCCGGCGGATGGCATCGTCCAACACGAGGGAACCATCCACAATGTGCGATCGCAGGCGCTCACCGTAGGCACAGTACTCTTCAATGATCGGCTGGGGTTCGAGGGGAGCCAGTCCGTAGAGCTTTTCGAGGATCAAATTCTTTTGGGCGATCGCCCACTCTAGCTTGGCGGCCAACTGCTCAGCATCCAGTAGATCCAGCATGCGGATTCCCGTGCGCTCCGACTTATCGGCATAGGTGGGGCCAATGCCCCGTCCCGTGGTACCAATCCGCCGCGAGCCACGTCGTTCCTCAGCCGCAATATCCAACTGGCGATGGTAGGGCATCGTCACATGGGCTGTTTCTGCAATCAGCAGATTCTCCGTGCTCACTCCCAACTGTTCCAGTTGTTCCAGTTCCTCAAGGAGCACCTTAGGATCCACAACGGTTCCTGCCCCAATGATGCACTGGGTATCGGGGTAGAGAATTCCCGAGGGAATCAGGTGCAATTTCAGGGTCTGGTCTTTGACGACAATCGTGTGACCTGCATTGACACCGCCCTGATAGCGGACTACCACATCGGCAGACTTGCTCAGGAGATCGGTGATTTTACCCTTGCCTTCATCGCCCCACTGGGCACCAACAACGACGACGTTTGCCAAGTGATTTTCTTAACTCGTTAATTAACACAATCGTCTATTTTAACCCTTGGGGCAA harbors:
- a CDS encoding TldD/PmbA family protein; the encoded protein is MPATLLRSADLAHLSYSPQGDRFDGSWESPLATLLGLGRAAGADFVEIFLERNHYLSTLVEDDRLTSVSPRLSLGAGIRVFRGTSDCYVSTNDLSFKGLRAALEKALGLMGLLLPSPQAYVPEIHLELLRDYAQGRKEGWLAACSSIAEVADILLAGSDRLRQKTQHLQSRRLSYFRDWQEVMVAASDGTFGRDIRLTQSAVASVLCADGEHRASIGERNGDTSNPDFLRHWDYTTLADTVAEAAGKMLYADYVESGTYPVIMANQFGGVIFHEACGHLLETTQIERGTTPFADKKGEKIAHENLTAWDEGITSGAFGSIDMDDEGMPTQRTLLIENGVLKNFLSDRAGSMRTGHPRTGSGRRQSYTYAAASRMRNTYIAPGEYTVEDLIASIDRGIYCKRMGGGSVGATGQFNFAVEEAYWIENGQIKQPLKGATLIGEAKEIMQRISMSANDLALAPGFCGSISGSIYVTVGQPHIKVDAITVGGR
- the rplY gene encoding 50S ribosomal protein L25 — translated: MSRSLAIEGQLRPADAKPNALRREGKTPAVLYGPTIKSSISLVVDTHAAEFLVRDARPQKTPIQLSIPDLPWQGTVVLQEVQAHPAKDTLYHLSFLAKPEN
- a CDS encoding adenylosuccinate synthase, encoding MANVVVVGAQWGDEGKGKITDLLSKSADVVVRYQGGVNAGHTIVVKDQTLKLHLIPSGILYPDTQCIIGAGTVVDPKVLLEELEQLEQLGVSTENLLIAETAHVTMPYHRQLDIAAEERRGSRRIGTTGRGIGPTYADKSERTGIRMLDLLDAEQLAAKLEWAIAQKNLILEKLYGLAPLEPQPIIEEYCAYGERLRSHIVDGSLVLDDAIRRRRNILFEGAQGTLLDLDHGTYPYVTSSNPVAGGACVGAGIGPTMIDRVIGVAKAYTTRVGEGPFPTELLDEVGELLGDRGAEFGTTTGRRRRCGWFDAVIGRYAVRINGLDCLAITKLDVLDELPEIKVCVAYDIDGERCEHFPSNALKFARCRPIYETLPGWQQSTRHCRSLDDLPKAALNYLKFLAEIMSVPIAIVSLGAERSQTIIVEDPIHGPKRALLKDDGTQVHPVLS